Proteins encoded by one window of Synechococcus sp. MVIR-18-1:
- a CDS encoding ATP-dependent DNA ligase, translating to MRNVSFRTFGNLINTLEQCNSTKKKINLISTFIKDIDPRDGSWILLLLMGSRQKRLITGRRLKEILQASSKMPSWLIDDCFAQVGDSAETISLLWPQLKNELTTTDIEFEENDNKLFNETKESKPLHWWMETLLPEIKDSTETTQQRLILKLWSEITDQDHYLTNKLITGGFRNGVSKGLVVKSIAQAYELDESTVLERLMKPMEINKVWFQELTQQVSEKRTDRGAIPYPFYLASPVQIEDIKETPPADWRLEYKWDGIRGQLIKRDTGAYLWSRGEELVNHVFPEIIEMAEDLTDGTVLDGEILCWQKDISKPMAFASLQRRLGRKTVNKKLLKECPTVFMAYDILEHKSTDIRAYDLRDRLKLLECIQQSCNHPCLMMDSEKKFAEWEELTKIRDRARLEGAEGLMIKKNSSHYLSGRKKGYWWKYKHDPMTLDAVLVYAQAGTGKRANLFTDYTFGLWDDSNKNSRDRKLVTFAKAYSGLNNSELMELDKWIRAHTIERYGPTRVVEQKQIFEIAFEGVMESKRHKCGLAVRFPRIHRWRIDKPVMEADCIEQAQALLKQVI from the coding sequence ATGCGCAATGTTAGCTTTAGAACATTTGGAAACTTGATAAACACCCTTGAACAGTGCAATTCTACAAAAAAGAAGATCAACCTAATTAGTACATTCATAAAGGATATTGATCCAAGAGACGGATCATGGATACTCCTATTATTGATGGGCAGTCGACAGAAAAGACTGATCACAGGTCGACGTTTGAAAGAAATTCTACAAGCATCCTCAAAAATGCCCTCGTGGCTTATTGATGACTGTTTTGCTCAAGTGGGAGACTCCGCAGAAACAATTAGTTTATTATGGCCACAATTAAAGAATGAACTTACTACCACAGATATTGAATTCGAGGAGAATGACAATAAATTGTTTAATGAGACAAAAGAGTCAAAACCCCTTCATTGGTGGATGGAAACCTTGCTGCCAGAGATTAAAGATTCAACAGAAACAACACAACAAAGATTAATACTGAAATTGTGGAGTGAAATCACAGACCAAGATCACTACTTAACAAATAAACTAATCACAGGTGGATTCAGGAATGGTGTGTCAAAAGGCCTCGTTGTTAAAAGTATTGCACAAGCATATGAACTAGATGAAAGCACCGTACTTGAGCGTCTGATGAAACCAATGGAAATCAATAAAGTATGGTTTCAAGAATTAACTCAACAAGTGTCGGAAAAAAGAACAGATCGTGGAGCCATTCCCTATCCCTTTTACCTAGCAAGTCCTGTTCAGATTGAAGACATTAAAGAAACCCCACCAGCTGATTGGAGATTGGAATATAAATGGGATGGTATTCGTGGACAATTGATAAAAAGGGACACTGGCGCTTATCTATGGAGTAGAGGAGAAGAACTTGTGAATCATGTATTTCCTGAAATAATAGAGATGGCAGAAGATCTTACTGATGGCACGGTGCTAGACGGTGAGATATTATGTTGGCAAAAAGATATAAGCAAACCGATGGCTTTTGCGTCGTTGCAACGCAGGCTTGGACGGAAGACAGTGAACAAGAAGTTATTGAAGGAGTGCCCAACAGTATTCATGGCATACGATATTTTAGAACATAAATCAACAGATATTAGAGCGTACGATCTAAGAGATAGATTAAAACTTTTGGAGTGTATACAACAAAGCTGTAATCATCCATGCTTAATGATGGACAGTGAAAAAAAGTTTGCAGAATGGGAAGAACTAACTAAAATAAGGGATCGAGCACGTCTCGAAGGTGCCGAGGGTTTAATGATTAAAAAAAACAGCTCACACTATTTATCAGGCAGAAAAAAAGGATATTGGTGGAAATATAAACATGATCCTATGACTCTTGACGCAGTTTTAGTATATGCACAAGCTGGAACGGGTAAAAGGGCAAATCTTTTTACTGACTATACATTTGGATTATGGGATGACAGTAATAAAAATTCAAGGGATCGAAAACTAGTAACTTTTGCAAAGGCATATTCTGGACTAAACAATTCTGAGTTAATGGAATTAGACAAATGGATACGCGCTCATACAATCGAACGATATGGACCAACAAGAGTCGTTGAGCAGAAACAGATTTTTGAAATCGCCTTTGAGGGCGTTATGGAGTCAAAACGCCATAAATGCGGACTTGCAGTACGATTTCCAAGAATCCACCGATGGAGAATTGATAAACCAGTTATGGAAGCAGACTGTATCGAACAAGCGCAAGCATTATTAAAGCAAGTTATATAA
- a CDS encoding tetratricopeptide repeat protein — protein sequence MFISLTISSYTDVNGDFQRKGIEKLELGNYNGAIVDFSKAIEIDPNDAVTYDYRGVAKAKKGDFSGSIIDYDKSIELDPYRIDTYGNRGIAKARSGNLNEAILDFDSAISIDPNNGNAFFNHGMSMDMTGDLMTACLDWKRAVELGDDKGKKFVEKNCLKSS from the coding sequence GTGTTCATTTCATTGACAATATCTTCTTATACAGATGTCAATGGAGACTTTCAGCGGAAAGGGATAGAAAAGCTGGAATTAGGTAATTACAATGGAGCTATTGTTGACTTCAGTAAGGCGATCGAAATAGACCCTAATGATGCAGTCACTTATGACTATCGAGGAGTTGCAAAGGCTAAAAAAGGGGATTTTTCCGGGTCAATCATTGATTATGATAAATCTATAGAATTAGACCCATATCGAATTGATACATACGGAAATCGTGGAATTGCGAAGGCTAGATCTGGCAATCTAAATGAAGCTATTTTAGATTTTGATTCAGCAATCTCAATTGATCCAAACAATGGTAATGCATTCTTCAACCATGGAATGTCAATGGATATGACTGGAGATTTAATGACTGCTTGTCTAGACTGGAAAAGAGCTGTAGAGCTGGGCGATGACAAAGGAAAGAAGTTTGTAGAAAAAAACTGTTTGAAATCAAGCTAA
- a CDS encoding PAP/fibrillin family protein, translating into MKCKEQLTNLLQSDPKSCFIPSLIEEFELLSRVNLETDITLLKGVWELKWSSSSQPWLKQAPWLENLQILDPVQKKGVNLLRLSAPIGSVVGIAVEAELSINSTNQVGVQFKRGGWLGPSLGNGWRPKLLATINQSFPAWLDITGLDDSLRICRGNAGTCFALLKRTDLAVNDWIPQSIGKG; encoded by the coding sequence ATGAAATGCAAGGAACAATTAACGAACTTACTTCAATCAGATCCTAAAAGTTGCTTCATTCCATCATTGATCGAGGAATTTGAATTGCTATCAAGGGTTAACCTTGAAACTGATATAACATTACTTAAGGGAGTTTGGGAATTAAAATGGAGTAGCTCAAGTCAGCCTTGGCTTAAGCAAGCTCCTTGGCTTGAAAATCTCCAGATTCTTGATCCAGTACAAAAAAAAGGGGTTAATCTATTACGTTTAAGTGCTCCCATTGGCTCTGTAGTGGGGATTGCTGTTGAAGCTGAATTGTCGATCAATAGCACCAATCAAGTTGGCGTACAGTTTAAAAGAGGCGGCTGGCTTGGTCCCTCTTTAGGCAATGGATGGAGACCAAAGCTTTTAGCTACGATTAATCAATCCTTTCCTGCTTGGCTCGATATCACAGGGTTAGATGACTCACTTCGGATTTGCCGTGGAAATGCGGGCACGTGCTTTGCGCTGCTGAAGAGAACCGATTTAGCAGTGAATGACTGGATTCCTCAATCCATAGGAAAAGGGTAG
- a CDS encoding ligase-associated DNA damage response exonuclease gives MAVLEQRTEGLYCPAAGVWIDPTRPVKRALLTHAHADHARAGSEEYWAVKQSEGVLRQRLGREIKLNAVSYGETLIIGEAKISFHSAGHVLGSAQIRIEVGGEVWLVTGDYKRCHDPSCEPFEAVKCDVLITESTFGLPIYHWKPGKEIAAEIYKWWNDEKDRPSLLFCYAFGKAQRVLAELSGLGINEEILLHGAVETVTRHYREAGINMAKTRPVSELERKNPLRGRLIIAPPSAYRSSWMKRFKEPQTAFASGWMAVKGAKRRGGYERGFVLSDHADWSGLIKTIKESEAKQVYVTHGQEDVISRYLREVEGIKANPLKSLS, from the coding sequence ATGGCGGTTCTTGAGCAACGAACTGAAGGTTTGTACTGCCCTGCAGCAGGGGTATGGATTGATCCAACGCGTCCAGTGAAACGAGCACTCTTGACCCATGCCCATGCAGATCATGCAAGAGCTGGGTCTGAAGAATATTGGGCGGTGAAACAGTCGGAAGGGGTTTTAAGACAACGACTAGGACGGGAGATCAAGCTTAATGCAGTGAGCTATGGAGAAACACTCATCATTGGAGAAGCAAAGATATCGTTTCATAGTGCGGGGCATGTCTTAGGAAGTGCTCAGATACGTATCGAAGTAGGAGGCGAAGTATGGCTTGTGACAGGCGATTACAAACGATGCCATGACCCAAGTTGCGAACCATTTGAAGCGGTGAAATGCGATGTACTGATCACAGAATCAACCTTCGGTTTGCCGATCTATCACTGGAAGCCAGGAAAGGAAATAGCAGCAGAAATTTATAAATGGTGGAATGATGAAAAGGATCGTCCATCATTATTGTTTTGCTATGCATTTGGAAAAGCACAACGCGTACTAGCCGAACTAAGTGGACTGGGAATCAATGAGGAAATTCTCCTGCATGGAGCTGTGGAAACGGTGACACGACACTATCGTGAAGCAGGAATCAACATGGCTAAAACACGTCCAGTGAGTGAATTAGAACGCAAGAATCCACTCAGAGGCAGATTAATCATTGCTCCCCCATCTGCATATCGATCCAGTTGGATGAAGCGATTTAAAGAACCACAAACAGCTTTTGCATCAGGTTGGATGGCTGTGAAAGGAGCGAAAAGAAGAGGTGGTTACGAAAGGGGCTTCGTCCTAAGTGATCATGCAGATTGGTCCGGTCTCATAAAAACAATTAAAGAAAGTGAAGCCAAACAGGTCTATGTCACACATGGACAAGAAGATGTGATTTCACGATATCTGCGGGAAGTAGAAGGCATCAAAGCAAATCCACTCAAATCATTAAGCTGA
- a CDS encoding TIGR04168 family protein, protein MRLAIAGDLHGDWSCHDEQLLEQLRPDALLFVGDLSDGDLRLVKAITRLKLPCAVILGNHDRGRDRTGERLRQQISMLGDLDCSWKLRNWSSPAVAIVGGLQCSSGGGFHISEAVQSVFGPVTEQESVDRIVKAASHAPEDWPLVLLAHSGPTGLGSDASSICGRDWKHPHIDWGDRDLAIAVETLRRRRAADLVVFGHMHHSLRGGKGERMTFHRDRYGTAYVNAACVPRSGSDEAGQTLIHFTWVEFEGRHLSLVSHRWFHPNGTLAYEQTLLRHPSESRSPC, encoded by the coding sequence TTGCGCCTCGCCATAGCCGGAGACCTTCACGGTGACTGGAGTTGTCACGACGAACAACTGCTCGAGCAGTTACGTCCTGATGCTCTTTTGTTCGTGGGCGACTTGAGTGATGGTGATTTGCGCTTAGTGAAGGCAATCACACGTCTAAAGCTCCCCTGCGCCGTGATTCTTGGTAATCACGACCGGGGCAGAGATCGCACTGGTGAACGACTGCGGCAGCAGATTTCAATGTTGGGTGATCTCGACTGCTCCTGGAAATTGCGCAATTGGTCGTCACCAGCCGTTGCCATTGTTGGCGGCCTTCAATGCAGTTCAGGAGGTGGTTTCCATATCTCTGAAGCGGTGCAAAGCGTTTTCGGCCCAGTCACGGAACAGGAGTCAGTGGATCGGATCGTTAAAGCGGCGTCCCATGCTCCCGAGGATTGGCCACTTGTATTGCTTGCTCACAGTGGGCCTACTGGTCTTGGATCTGATGCGTCCAGCATCTGTGGTCGGGATTGGAAGCATCCCCACATCGACTGGGGTGATCGCGATCTAGCGATCGCTGTTGAGACCCTCCGTCGCCGCCGAGCCGCAGATCTTGTGGTATTTGGCCACATGCACCACAGCCTCAGAGGAGGCAAGGGTGAACGGATGACTTTCCATCGTGATCGTTATGGCACCGCCTACGTCAATGCCGCCTGCGTTCCTCGCTCGGGTTCAGACGAAGCTGGGCAAACCTTGATCCATTTCACCTGGGTTGAATTTGAGGGGCGTCATCTCAGCCTTGTCAGTCATCGCTGGTTCCATCCAAATGGAACCCTCGCTTATGAACAAACGTTGTTGCGGCACCCCAGTGAAAGTCGATCGCCATGCTGA
- a CDS encoding ligase-associated DNA damage response DEXH box helicase, with amino-acid sequence MKKKSGCDGGHTTEDLLKPIESWFTHQGWTASTFQRQSWHSYLDGASGLIQVPTGSGKTYAAVMGPIARILSEETSPKGLRVLYLTPLRALSRDLSLAIQEPIHAMQWPIRVGTRNGDTSSTERAKQLKSPPEILVTTPESLCVLMSNRKAKELFDGLHTVILDEWHELMGSKRGSQTELALSWLRHQQPSLQTWALSATIGNIEEATEHALGISTANKVIINHAPKRKTTIRSIIPESIDGFPWGGHLGLRNYEGLIAKLDPKISTLLFTNTRNQSERWHQCLRYACPEMEGLLALHHSAIDRSEREAIEENMKMGLIRWVVCTSSLDLGIDFQPVEKIVQIGSPKNIARLLQRAGRSAHSPGGESQVLFMPTNALELLELSALRRGLDNDLVENRKTPSKPLDVLLQHLTTLACGPGFNPEETLIAIRRTASFASLEDEEWKWCLLFLEKGGVCLNAYTRFRKLEWNAIEKLFFVSDQSIARLHRLNIGTITSAPSVRVRFSRGIYLGHVEESFISQLKPKDVFFFAGRQLELIRMKEMTAYVKTTTRKSSMVPAWAGGQMALSDLLTTQLREEVSRASKLILDTPELMSLRPLIDRQLDLSMIPSENQFLIETCITKEGQHLFAYPFEGRFVHEGLGFLWASRLSKYQKSTITVSVNDYGFELLGPKQYPLSKLVEETLEILLDDKDLEEDIENALNLSELCKRRFRSIAQISGLMMQGFPGKNKSSGQLQISGSLLWDVFNKHEPKNLLLRQSRFEVLNEQLELPRLKKALQRIRKGDIIHSEIVRPGPLAFPLLVERLRSRLSNESILERVTRMQNEALRHER; translated from the coding sequence ATGAAAAAAAAATCAGGATGTGATGGAGGTCATACAACTGAAGATCTACTCAAACCGATCGAGAGTTGGTTTACACATCAAGGATGGACAGCATCTACCTTTCAAAGACAAAGCTGGCATTCCTATTTAGATGGTGCGAGCGGTCTCATCCAAGTGCCAACTGGATCGGGAAAAACCTATGCAGCAGTGATGGGTCCCATTGCAAGGATCCTGTCTGAAGAAACAAGTCCAAAAGGACTACGAGTGCTCTATCTCACTCCCTTAAGAGCTCTAAGTCGGGATTTGTCGCTAGCAATTCAGGAACCAATCCATGCGATGCAGTGGCCAATACGTGTAGGGACAAGGAATGGAGACACATCCTCAACAGAACGAGCCAAACAGCTTAAAAGTCCACCTGAAATCTTAGTTACTACACCAGAATCACTCTGTGTATTAATGAGTAATCGAAAAGCAAAAGAATTATTTGATGGATTGCATACAGTCATTCTGGATGAATGGCATGAATTAATGGGAAGCAAGCGCGGAAGCCAAACAGAATTGGCATTAAGTTGGCTGAGACATCAGCAACCTTCATTGCAAACATGGGCATTGAGCGCCACAATCGGAAATATTGAGGAAGCTACTGAGCATGCATTAGGAATCAGTACTGCAAATAAAGTAATAATAAATCATGCACCAAAAAGAAAAACAACAATTAGAAGTATAATCCCAGAATCCATTGATGGATTTCCCTGGGGTGGACATCTAGGCCTACGCAATTACGAAGGACTCATTGCAAAGCTAGATCCGAAAATAAGTACATTACTATTTACAAATACACGGAACCAATCAGAACGATGGCACCAATGCTTACGTTATGCATGCCCGGAAATGGAGGGGTTACTAGCTCTTCACCATAGTGCAATAGATCGTTCTGAAAGAGAAGCTATTGAAGAAAATATGAAAATGGGGTTAATCCGTTGGGTGGTTTGTACAAGTTCACTAGATCTAGGAATTGACTTTCAACCTGTAGAAAAAATTGTTCAAATTGGTAGTCCTAAGAACATCGCACGATTACTACAAAGAGCTGGGCGTTCGGCTCATTCCCCTGGAGGAGAATCACAAGTACTATTTATGCCCACAAATGCATTAGAACTCCTAGAGCTAAGTGCATTAAGAAGAGGCCTAGACAATGATTTAGTAGAAAATAGAAAAACGCCTAGTAAGCCGCTTGATGTACTACTTCAACATTTAACTACATTGGCATGTGGACCAGGCTTTAATCCTGAAGAGACACTCATAGCAATCCGTAGAACAGCTTCGTTTGCTTCATTAGAAGACGAAGAATGGAAATGGTGTCTATTGTTTCTCGAAAAAGGAGGAGTCTGTTTAAATGCATATACACGCTTTCGTAAACTTGAATGGAACGCTATTGAAAAGCTGTTTTTTGTAAGTGATCAATCAATAGCCCGACTTCATCGGCTGAATATTGGGACGATCACTTCTGCACCTTCCGTGCGTGTTCGCTTTAGTCGTGGTATCTATCTTGGACATGTTGAAGAGAGTTTCATCAGTCAATTAAAACCAAAAGATGTATTCTTCTTTGCAGGACGTCAATTAGAACTTATCAGAATGAAAGAAATGACAGCCTATGTAAAAACAACAACCAGGAAGAGTTCAATGGTTCCAGCATGGGCAGGAGGTCAGATGGCCTTATCTGATCTTTTGACGACTCAGCTGAGAGAAGAGGTATCACGAGCATCCAAGTTAATTCTAGATACACCAGAGTTAATGTCTTTAAGACCCTTGATCGATCGACAACTGGACTTGTCAATGATTCCTAGTGAAAATCAGTTTTTAATTGAAACATGTATTACCAAGGAAGGACAACATCTTTTCGCCTATCCATTTGAAGGACGTTTTGTTCACGAAGGACTAGGCTTTTTATGGGCATCACGCCTATCAAAGTATCAAAAAAGTACAATCACTGTATCAGTAAATGATTATGGATTTGAACTTTTAGGGCCCAAACAATATCCATTAAGCAAACTAGTTGAAGAAACTCTAGAAATTCTATTGGATGATAAAGATCTAGAGGAAGACATTGAAAATGCATTAAACTTATCAGAATTGTGTAAACGACGCTTTCGAAGTATTGCTCAGATATCAGGACTAATGATGCAAGGATTTCCAGGTAAAAACAAAAGTAGTGGACAGTTGCAAATCAGCGGATCTCTACTGTGGGATGTATTCAATAAGCATGAACCAAAGAATCTACTGCTAAGGCAATCACGATTTGAAGTACTAAATGAACAGCTTGAGTTACCTCGTTTAAAAAAAGCATTACAACGAATACGAAAAGGTGACATTATCCATAGTGAAATCGTTAGACCAGGTCCACTAGCGTTTCCACTGTTAGTTGAGCGATTACGATCTCGGCTCAGCAATGAGTCAATATTAGAAAGAGTCACAAGAATGCAAAATGAAGCGTTGCGGCATGAAAGGTAA
- a CDS encoding DUF427 domain-containing protein → MPIEENVSDYPRPPLIELVNGNVSVRIADEIIAEDTRYVRVCETFHPPTIYINPKAFVHGSLQQISGRGSFCEWKGVAEYWSLSKADGTDSRSRAGWSYPRPTERFSLLKDWISLYPRLVDACILEGEHVSPQPGSFYGGWITSWTIGPFKGDINHPELI, encoded by the coding sequence ATGCCAATTGAAGAAAATGTATCGGATTACCCAAGGCCACCATTGATTGAGCTAGTGAATGGGAATGTCTCGGTTCGTATTGCTGATGAAATTATTGCTGAGGATACCCGCTACGTGCGTGTATGTGAAACCTTTCACCCACCAACGATCTATATCAATCCAAAGGCTTTTGTCCATGGCTCTCTACAACAAATCTCTGGACGTGGCTCATTTTGCGAATGGAAGGGAGTAGCTGAGTATTGGTCACTGAGCAAAGCTGATGGAACAGATTCACGATCACGTGCTGGATGGAGCTATCCAAGACCAACAGAACGTTTTTCACTCCTTAAGGATTGGATAAGTCTGTACCCCCGATTAGTTGATGCTTGCATTTTGGAAGGTGAACATGTTTCACCTCAACCTGGTTCATTTTATGGTGGGTGGATTACAAGTTGGACGATTGGGCCCTTTAAAGGCGACATAAACCATCCGGAGTTAATCTGA
- the nadA gene encoding quinolinate synthase NadA — protein MKDAPSDLVSAINQLRRDRNAIVLAHYYQEPEIQDIADFIGDSLELSRKAANTDADVIVFCGVHFMAETAKILSPEKIVLLPDSEAGCSLADDCPADDFEAFRANHPEHFVVSYINCTAAVKAQSDLICTSSNAVDLVNQLPSNQPILFAPDQNLGRWVQRQSGRELTLWPGRCIVHETFSEEALLKLKLEHPDGEVIAHPECMENLLDLADFIGSTSKLLAHAQTSSATTFIVLTEPGILHQMQKMVPNKRFIDVPGLDGCSCNTCPYMRMNTLEKLWHCLETLEPKIEMDENLRVKALAPIQKMLEMSK, from the coding sequence ATGAAAGACGCTCCCAGTGATCTCGTAAGCGCCATCAACCAGCTTCGAAGGGATCGGAACGCCATCGTTCTGGCGCACTATTACCAGGAGCCAGAAATACAAGATATAGCTGATTTCATTGGTGATTCCTTAGAGCTTTCACGAAAAGCAGCCAACACAGATGCGGATGTGATTGTTTTTTGTGGCGTGCATTTCATGGCAGAGACAGCAAAAATTTTAAGTCCAGAGAAAATTGTTCTGCTACCTGACAGCGAGGCAGGATGTTCACTAGCAGATGATTGTCCAGCCGATGATTTTGAGGCATTTAGAGCAAACCATCCTGAGCATTTTGTTGTGAGTTACATCAATTGCACAGCAGCTGTAAAAGCGCAAAGCGACTTGATATGCACAAGTAGTAATGCGGTTGACTTGGTCAATCAACTTCCATCTAATCAACCGATTCTATTTGCACCAGATCAGAATCTGGGTCGTTGGGTGCAACGACAAAGTGGTCGTGAGCTCACATTGTGGCCTGGACGCTGCATCGTTCACGAAACATTTAGCGAAGAAGCGTTGTTGAAACTAAAGCTAGAACACCCTGATGGAGAAGTCATTGCACATCCTGAATGTATGGAAAACCTTCTAGACCTTGCCGACTTCATAGGCTCAACCAGCAAACTCCTAGCGCATGCTCAAACAAGCTCAGCAACAACATTTATCGTGCTCACCGAACCCGGAATTTTGCATCAAATGCAAAAGATGGTTCCAAATAAAAGGTTTATCGATGTTCCGGGGCTAGACGGGTGTAGCTGCAATACATGCCCGTATATGCGAATGAATACACTCGAAAAACTATGGCATTGCCTAGAAACACTGGAACCCAAGATTGAAATGGACGAAAACCTTCGAGTCAAAGCATTGGCACCAATACAGAAAATGCTGGAGATGAGCAAATAG